The DNA region GAGATGAATGTACGCTGTATTGTAATAAAAATTGATTCTCAGCTTGTGGCAAATCAGATAAAGGGAGATTATCAGGCGAAGGATGTTCAGTTGGCTAAGTATTTGGTAAAGGTTCAGGAATTGTTGAAGCAGATGGACAAGTTTCAGGTAAATCATGTTCCAAGAGAGGAAAATACAAGGGCTGACATATTATCCAAACTAGCAAGCACAAAGAAACCAGGTAACAACAAGTCTGTGATTCAAGAGACTTTGAAGGGTCCAAGTGTGAAGGAGGATGATGTTGTGATGGCAACGGGCGGAGCAACTCTAGATTGGATGGATAGAATTCGAATGTGTCTGGAAGCGAATGGATCAGACTTAGCTTTATTTTCAAAGGATCAGATTCGAGAAGCGAGTCGCTACACAATGATGGGTGGACAACTTTACAAAAGGGGTGTTGGAGTTCCACTGTTAAGATGTGTTAGTAAAGAGGATGCAGAAAGAATTATGTTTGAGGTACATGAGGGAGTCTGTGCCAGTCATAtagggggaagatctttggcttcgaaggtgttgagggcaggattttattggccaactttaaagggcgattgtatggaatatgttaagaaatgtgaaaagtgtCAAGTTTTTGCTGATCTTCATAAGGCACCTCCTGAAGTTTTAAGTTCAATGAGTTCttcgtggccatttgcaatgtggggcgtaGATATTTTGGGTCCATTCACTCCAGCGGGGGCACAGGTCAAGTTTGTTCTAGTGGCAGTGGATTATTTCACGAAATGGATTGAAGCAGAGTCAATGGCAAAGATCACAGctgaaaaaatcaagaaattttattggaggaagataatatgcaggtttggagtgccagcaaccattgtttctgataatggaacacagtttacaagcaggaAGGTCAGAGATTTTTGTGCAGAGATGGGGATTGAGAACAGGTTCGCCTCAGTTGAACACCCACAATCTAATGGGCAGGTTGAAGCAGCAAACAAGGTGATTTTGAATGGTGTGAAGAAGAGATTGGGCGAAGCAAAGGGATTATGGGCTGATGAATTGATCACAGTGGTTTGGGCTTACAACACAACACCCCAATCCACTACTGGAGAAACACCTTTCAAACTTGCTTACGGAGTTGACGCGATGATTCCAGTGGAAATACAAGACATGACTTTTCGAGTGGCAGCATATGAAGAGAACCAAAATCGAGAAAATGTTCTAGTGGATTTGAATTTGGCAGACGAGATAAAGGCAGAAGTTCGTTTAAGGGAGGCTGTAGTTAAACAAAGGTCAGAAAGGCGTTACAATACTCGAGTGGTCCCTAGGAGCATGAAAGTGGGCGATTTGGTATTGCGCACTAAGGCAAAGAGTTCAACTGATTCAAAGCTGACACCTAATTGGGAAGGTCCATATAGAGTTCTGCGCGATTTGGGACAAGGGGCTTACCATCTGGAGGAGTTATCTGGGCGTAGGGTTCCAAGAGCATGGAATGCACAACACTTGCGTTACTACTACAGTTGAAGTGGTGTTCTGTTTGTTTCGTTTCAGTGTGTTTCATTCTGTTCAAAGACTACGTCGTGTTGTTTGCTTTGTGGTTTCTGTACTTGTTTAAGTGTCAAGACTACGTGGTTATTTATTAAGACTCAGTagcatgcactcttttctctacccattagggagagtttttaacgaggcatcatgttatattttaatgaaaaaaaacaggtatgcactcttttctctaccccgggcgggagagtttttaacgaggcataacctttaaaaatttcttgagtgctttgttagcatttaagttacttttcaacttaggtctatcaattgggcgattccagacaattgagaaagagtaagtctcttaaaactagagcgtttggccacgaattcataagcatagccttaacttggattaagcttgtccaactTAAGCACAAAGTCTCCAAGCGAGCAAACTTCTATATCAGAACAAATTGCGCTtctgatctttttattttttattcaattcaaAAATGCAAAAGCCTTAtgaattcaaagaatagttgTTAAAGAAGAATCAAATTTTTCTTGAAAAAGGGCTTCAAGTTTTAAAGAATTCGTTAAAGTCTTCTTTCTAAAGTAGACAAACTTGTTAAGTCCAGCGCCTCGTGGATAAACGAATTCAGATGAAAGGTATTTTCGCagtaaattattttcatattctcATACTGTTGGTATAGTACTTTATGTTTAGAGAACACAATAACCTTCGAATTAGATTATTGAGTTATTGCTTTTTAAGAAGGAACGGGAAGAGTTTAGATGAAGATAGATGATATTAATGCATAGCGTTGTGGTGACACTTAGATTTTGAACATAAACTTTGTTGCATTAATATTAAATGGGGGGCGTTACATTTTAATTAAAGCGGGAAATGCAAGAAGTAAGAAAGCAGGAAGCTAAGTCAACCGTTTGGTATAGGACCAACGGGAAACAAAATATCATTTCAACTTTTCTCAAGAGGGGGTTAATTGCTTTCCCCTTCGccctctttgttgttgttgtccttgtcttcttcttcttcttcttcttctccttcttcttcttcttcatcaaagtTGGGCGTGACTAACTTTCCTTCAACGATCCTAGCATAAGGATCAATGCCTTCAGTCTTGATAGGCATGTCGGGATTGAGGAACAAGATTTGTTCTTTAGCTTTGTTGAAGCCAGTTTCAAGTTGGGATAGAATCGAGGTTTTCAGAGAGGCCGCTTCGGCAGAGAGATCATCAACGGTCTTgttcaaaatttgtttttctGCGGCCAAAGAGTTCGCCTCTTCCTTCATTTTCtgagtttcttcttctttcacctTCAGTAAGGCTTCACTTTCCTCCAAAGTCTTTTTCAGTCTTTCAAGATCTAAAGCCAGATCCGCGGCTTTCTTCTCGTTGGCTTTGTTAGATTTTTCTAACAGCTTCATGGTGGATTtcagtttttcattttctttttctttatcttcaAGTTTCTTAGCGCTAGAAAGCCCATCAAAGCTGTTGGACTCAATCTCTATCATTTTGGAAATAGCAGCAATTTCCAAACTTTTAGTCATGACAGCTTGGCAGGCCTCCTGAAGCCCAATTTTCCTCATCCTTTCCTTCTCAGCTTCAAACACAAGGTTTGTCTCCACAAGGGAGTTGAAGTTGATGCGGGAATCCCACAAGGAGGTGATTTCCTCCGAAGTCATATCCTCAAACTCTTTCAGTTCGTGCTTCCACGAGGGGGGCGGAGCGCTGGAGGAACCATACTGATTCGCCCCCTTGACTGTGAATTTTTCCAGTGAAGTTTGTATGGTGGTTTTCTCGGCGGACTTCTCAGAAttctgatttctttttcttcttttctgggCTGGATTCTTCTCAGTTTCAGACTGACTCCCTTCAGGTTCGGTCAGAGACTTAGCAggggattttttttcttcaacgcCTGTTGCTCGCGGCGGAAACGAAGAGTGTCATCTTCGGAGAGGCGAGACATCTTCGCTGAAAAAGGTAAAAGAAGAAAATCACAGTTAGGATTTTACATAGGTTTTAGGGCGAATTAAGTTAAAAAGAATGTTCTTACCAACATATTGGGCTAAGTTTCTTTTCTTGAATGCTTCATAGAAATCATAAAGGTTCAAGTGAATCGTTGACAAGAAGTCAACTTCATATTTTTCATCAGGGGTGAGAGAGGATTCGGGAACTTTGTGGATAAGTTGGGGCTTATCGGTCCAATAGAAAGGGAATCGAGGGGTTCCATCGTCAAAGTAGAAAACATCTCTGCTTCGTTCGGATTCTTTTAGTTTGAAAAACTTGGCTTTCCAGTGTTTAAAGTTGCTTCTAAAGAGGGTGAATACCCCGCGCCCCCGGGCAGAGGATAAGGAAATATATTCGCCCTTCACCTTCATGCCAGTGGTttcaaaaaaggagaaaaacttTTTGCAAGTTGGTATTATGCCTAGGCAAATGCATAATAATTCAAAGGCTCGAAGGTAAGCCCAACCATTAGCGGAAAGTTGAGTAGGGGCGATGTTCATTAAGGTTAGGCTTGAGCAGGTAAAGTCTGGAAGGGGGAGTTTGTATTCAAGGTCTTGAAACATAGTTTTAAAGAagtaagtgtgatttttaccaTTAGGGTCAGGTTTACCGAAACAGCAGGGTTCGTCGGGGGCGCAGGCGACTATGTCTAGATGTGCGTCATTACCGTCAGCCCTAAAATTATATTTGGTTATCAAATCCAACACTTTGGGGATAGTACGAAAGTCACTATATCTAGTAGCCACTGCCCGTGAGATCCATAAGGAGTCGGCGGCTGGAGGCTCTTTACGTTTCTTAGGTGATTTACGAGGATTTAGTGCAACCATTTTTGAGAGCAAGGTTTCCTGAAAATCAAGAGGAAATGGGTTTTGTCAGGTAGGAGTTTTCGGTGAGTAAGTGAGGAAGTAGGTTAGGTAACCAAGTTCTaagttttggggaaaattaTCTGATTGCAGAAAGTGATGGGATGATCTTAAGTTTAACAGAAGAAGGGTTTAGAAAAACGGGAGTAGACAGGATatgaaaaattgagaaaaatagaaaagaggAATAAaagttgagaggaagaagagattacCAGGAAGGGAGATGGCAAGATCTGGAAGGTGATGAGAAGTGTTTCTGGTGAAGTCCCCAGAAATTCTTCAAGCACTTGGAAGTAAGCAGAGGACGTTTTTTAAGTTTAGGAGTAGTTACATGAGAAGTAAAAGGTAAGAGATGGTAAGAAAGAGGATTATGTTAGCATTTTTATAGTATAGGCAAGGGGTGGATACGCCTTTTCACGTTTTGGCctagaaatttaattttaagaGCGTGTCGTTTAGGGAACCATACGTTTTTTGCTTCCCCCTAAGCATCTTTAGGCAGCGAACAGTCGCGTTTCTATAAGTTTTGAATGTAATAATTACATTTACACGTGTGccgtttggagagtttggagttAGTGAGTTTTAAATGTTGAGTGGAAAGGGGGTTTTTGGGGAAGTGTCAGGCGCCGTTTCATCATGAGGTGTAATTGCcagtttcaagtttcaaaataTTTGCATATCTTGTTTATGACTGTGACAGGAGTATGACAATGAAGGGACACGTAAAGACTTTAGTCAGAAGCTTGGAAAAAAAAAGCAAGCGAAGTAACCTCAGTGGTTATCAAGGGCGTACGGATGATGCCAAGGGCGAAGATTTCTTGGCTTATTATGAGTTATTTTTTGCATTTAACAGTTATTTTAATTTAACATTATTGACTCTGTACGTTAAAGGGGCGTTGAGTATTGTGTTGTGGGCTTATGTAAAAGACACACTACATCTCAAAATGGCTTTTAAGATTAGGTGTCTTGTCGGCTTGTGTACTGTTATTGGGCTTACAGCCTTTGTAGTATGTGGGCTTACCGAATTTGTACTATTGGGTCAGGCGACCCATGACTCGAACAGGTCAAAACatcataatatataaagaggacaccgcccatgcggtgggggatctaacattttttactcattttgctaCTTTGTCCTATTCTACTTTTGTTGCTtaattgcttagccctgaccGGAGTTTTAGACCGGAACAAGCATAATAGGGAATGGAGAGTTGCGCGCAAAAATTAGATCCAACAACAGGGAAAGGAAACGCGATGGAAAGTCATGAGAGGGAAGATGCATGATaataagttacttttaagtaaAAAGCTCATCTCAGTAACTTATTCTAAAAAGACGTTTTCTTTATTTTACACTATAAAAAATAAGCTACTTAAAATTTTAgagtttttttaaaattgtgtttGGCCCAGCTTTTACTTAAGAGTTAAAaaaagttgggccaaacactACTAAATCAACAACAGGGCATTGTAACCGCGCTCCCATTCCAGCAAGATAATCAGCCGGAGCATTGCCTTCACCGGGAACATAGCCTAGCTTGATTTCCCAGCTTCTAGAGAGGAGAAGATAAATATCCGTTAGTAAACTGCCATACTGATGAAAATCAATTCCTCGCTTTTCGATCACACGAACAACTTCAAGACAATCCATCCCACAAATAATCTTCCTCCAATTCTTTCGCCATAGAAACCTCAAACCTGTCGCCAATGGTTGCAGCTCCGCGTACAAAGCATCACCACCACTAGCTCCTGCATAAAAGCCACCTAACCAGGCCCCTGATGAATCTCGATCTAGCCCCCCCCCATCCCCATACGGTAGAGTGCAGGGCTGTAAGCTCCATCGACCCTGAGGGAGCTAGATAAACTCGACCGGAGGTGGTTCCCAAGATTGGGTTTGCGGTATAGCCTGAGACAGTACCGTACCACCACCAAACCACCGCTcgtattcctcaaaatcacgCTTAGCTGCTTCACTAACATGTCTAACCGTCCATCGCTTGTCACTCAATACTGCTTCATTCTTCCATCGCCATTGGCGCCAAAGAACCGCAAGGAACAACAAACAACTACCCCCTGAGTTGCGTTTGAATCCACCCTTACACGGTAGAGGAGAAGAAACCTGGCCAACGCTGCGCATCGAAGTTCATCCAGACTTCTCTAGCGTGGGGACAATCACGAGGAGAAGGAGCTAGATGACAACCAAATCTGTGTGCATCCACCTGGGTTGCATCATGGAGCTAAAGCCAAACGAACACTTTCACTTTCTCAAGGACGTGCAGCTTCCAAACACTACACCAGTCACTCACAAGTTGCGGTCCAAAAGCTGGTTGATGAAGCCACTGATACGATGAAGAAGTTGTATACATACCACTAGAACAAGGCTTCCAAGTGTTGGGTGGTTCCCTCCTTAACTGGGCCACACTAActtatcttatttttaaaagaaaaaaaaaacagattctgttatttttattttgatgggccaagcccaagtttgttttatttaaaggGTTTGGAACTCTTGGTTTTGAGAGAAGAATAGCACAGTAACACGTGAAAAGAAATTCACGTTGAAGCCCCAGCTTTGTTTTGGTGAAGAAGATTTTGGCTCTTGACAGACTTTTCCGGTACATCGTTTGTTCTCTGTTTTGGCAGAATTTTTAGTATGTCCTTCCTGTCTGTGAGCCCTTTATATTAACCTTTTTAGTTGAGATTTTTCTTCTCCATTATTTGGGTGATTTACTCTTTTGTTGTGGGGTTCTTTTGCTGTATCATATTTCCACCTTTTATTGGTGTAGTTTTTCCCTTTTTGTTTTGGGGTTTATTTTCACCTTTTTGGGTGAAGCTTTTGATGTCGTGGGACATTATTATGTAACCATTATTTTTCTTATAGTGGATTACTTTGGGGTTACTTCTCATATTGAGAAGGTTTTTCCACGTTAAAATTCTTGTGCCTCTACTTTATTTTTATTGCCTCTGTGGTTATTTGGATTTGCTTTGAAGGTTGTTCAGTTCTCACAAGTGAATATTTTTCCGCTGCGCCACTCAATTCCCAAcgagtggtatcagagctccgggtTCTTTTCGGGGTGATTTATCTTGTGTTGAACAATGGAAACCAACAATCCAAGCCGAATGGTGTTTTTGAATGGCAAGAACTATTCCCTTTGGAAAGAAAGAATGGAAGACCTGCTTTATGTGAAGAACTTCTATCAGCCTGTGTTCCTGAAGGAAAAGCCTGCAAATTAAACAAATGAAGCATAGACTCTCTTTCACAGACAAGTGTGTGGCTACATCCGTCAGTGGGTCGATGATAATGTGTTGAACCACATTAGTGGGGAGACAAATGCTGCTTCATTGTGGAACATGCTTGAGGAGTTGTATGCGAAGAAGACTGGGAACAATAAGATGTTTCTGATCAAGCAGATGCTGGCTTTGAAATATCAAGATGGAACTCCAATGGCAGATCATTTGAATAATTTCCAGGGCATTATGAATCAATTGTTAGCCATAGGAATTAAATTTGATGAAGAAGTTCAGGGTTTATTGCTTCTTGGTTCCTTGCCAGATACATGGGAAATTTTCAGAACCTCATTGTCTAATTCTGCTCCAGATGGTGTCATGTCATTGGACCTTGCTAAGGGCAATATTTTGAATGAAGAGATGAGAAGAAAATCGCAAGATCCTCAATCATCTTCAGAGGCTCTGTTTGCTGTGTCAAGGGGGAGAAGCAAGAATAGTAGTTCATACTATGGTGATCAAAGCAGGAGCAATTCCAAATTTAAAACTCGCCACTGCAACCATTGTGGTAAGAATGGGCATGTTATGAAGTTTCATTGGTCTTTGAAAAAGGGAAACAATGCTAGAAGCAAAGAGAAGAAAATCCAGATGAAGACAGGGCTAATGTGACATCTGATGATGACCTTCTTGTTCAAGAACTTGAAGATTTGGTTTAACCCCCACTTAAGGAGTGAGGGGGAGATATGTTGGGTGGTTCCCTCCTTAACTGGGCCACACTAActtatcttatttttaaaaggaaaaaaatagattatgttatttttattttgatgggccaagcccaagtttgttttatttaatgGGTTTGGAACCCTTGGTTTTGAGAGAAGAACAGCACAGTAACACGTGAAAAGGAATTCACGTTGAAGCCCCAGCTTTGTTTTGGTGAAAAAGATTTTGGTTCTTGACAGACTTTTCCGATACATCGTTTGTTCTCCGTTTTGGCAGAATTTTTGGTATGTCCTTCCTGTCTGTGAGCCCTTTATATTAACCTTTTTAGTTGGGATTTTTCTTCTCCGTTATTTGGGTGATTTACTCTTTTGCTGTGGGGTTCTTTTGCTGTATCCTATTTCCACCTTTTATTGGTGCAGTTTTTCCCTTTTTGTTTTGGAATTTATTTCCACCTTTTTGGGTGAAGCTTTTAATGTCGTGGGACATTATTATGTAACCATTATTTTCCTTATAGTAGATTACTTTGTAGTTGTTTACTTCTCATATTGAGAAGGTTTTTCCACGTTAAAATTCTTGTGCCTCAATTCCCAACACCAAGTCCATACATCATTCAACCGCTGGTCCAGAACCGGATCCATGTCACGCAAGATGTTCTGGTAAGTGTGGGGAATCGACATGGATAACATGGAAAAATCCCAGGTGCCATTCTTAATCAGATGTTGTAATTGATGAGCAGAATCTGAAATATGGACCGCTGGAACTACCTTACCCAAAGCTCCTAATCCTGACCAGTCCTCAAACCAGAGAGATGTTGTGCCCTTGCCAAGCTTATACGAGAACCCCTCTTTCAGAAGGTCTCAAGCTTTCAAAAGGCCTTTCCAAAACGATGAAGCATTCTAAACAACAGGAACATTAAGAATGTTATTTTGCTTCAAATATTTATGGGACACTACCTTAACCCACAATTTCTCTGGTTGATGCAACATAGTCCAAACTGATTTTCCCACACCCTCCTTCTTGCCCTTCTTAACAGTatcccagttaaccaaatgccaACCTCTCTCCGAAGAGGAAGAAGACCATATGAAGTCCATGGTTGCACGGTTAATTAGCTGAGTAGTTTTCCTTGAGAGCCAAACTGTTTGCGTAACATACGTTGGTAAAGCTGTGACTACGGACTTAGCCAAACAAATTCTTCCAGCTCTATTTAATAATCGATTTTCCCAACCGCTAAGCGCCTATGAATCTGGTCAAGCAGGAAGTTATAATGCGTATGGGTAGCCCTCCCAACATGCAATGGAAAGCCCAAGTACCTCCCTAAATTACTCACAATAGGAATGAGATTAACAGCAGCTAAACACCGACGCTCACCTCTATAAACCCCCTTCGAGCACACGACTTTAGATTTCTGAACATTTACAATCAATCCAGAGCTTCGGCCAAAACTGTCCATAATTTGAGCAATATACCAGAGCTGACTATCCTTAGCTTTACAGAACAAAAGTACGTCATCTGCGAATAAGATATGAGATAAAGTTGGACCCCCACGAGAGATCCAAATAGGAATCCAATTCTTCTCCTCAACCGCTCTCTGGATCCAGATAGAAAGCTTCTCCATGCACAACACAAAGAGATAGGGGGACAAAGGATCACCTTGACGAAGACCTCTATCCGTTTTGAAGCTAGGGAACCGTTCTCCATTCCAAAGAATAGAAACTGAAGAAGATCGCACACAACACATCACGAGATTAATAATTACCGCTGGAAAATTAAAATCTCGAAGAGTATTCTCTAGAAAGTCCCATTCTAATTTATCATATGCTTTCTCCAAATCAATCTTCATTGCTAGAGATCCATTTTTTGCTCTCAAATTTTCCATGAAATGTACCACCTCTTGTGCCAAAATAGCATTTTCCATAGTACCATCTGAGGTTATATTGGAATCAATGTTAAATTAAACGTATGAAACCAAGTGGGTTGGTGAAGTGGTTCAGCACTTCATCCTTTCAGCAAGTGGTTGggggttcgaatcccaactcttgcgaatagaaaaaactctttgaccagccccctaccgcttagtgcgctgaccgtggggcgagggattagtctcacggctatcggctgtggggataccttggtcaagaccaaaaaaaaaattaaacgtaTAAAGTTTTGTTTGGTTtagatttcattttcaaaatgcAATAAACTAATACGAGTGATAATTAGTGGCGTCTATGGTGTCACCCATAAAAGGGGGTACACCGGTGTccccaataaaaaatatttcataaaagGGGGGACATTGTATGTATACAAATTTTAGACCATagatatattaataaaatatttaaacagTTTAGATTAAAGCGGTAGATTTACTAAATTGCCATGTCActtatcaacaacaaaaaaaccctCTTCTAATCTTCTTCCTGGTTTTGAGGCCTCATCCAACAACGTTTTCCACCTGTAGTGCCGGCCACCTAACTTTTCCACCACAACACCAATCGAACATCTCCGTCTCAGCATAAATTTTATTCGCCGTGAGCGGAATTCGAAGCGGAAGAAGCCGCGGGCGGAGGTGTTTCACCCGATAACGGCGACATCTGTGGCTCCTGGGGAAGCCACGCAGGCGAAGCCATTGAAATTGATATGCGTTCAAAACAACGAGTTAGAATTAGCGTGAAATTGCATAAAAGGAATTGAGGTTTTTGAATGCGAAGTGCAAAACTGGAGAAGGTGGTGAAATTGAAATTggagagagggtgagagaggaTCTTAACCAGATAGGGGAGAAGGAAGAGGGTGAAATTGGAGtttgagagagaagagaagagtgtGAGTTGCGAAGTGAAGCAACGGAAATGGAAAGATGGAGTGAGCACAGAGCATATTTCGTTTTACGCAAATCCCAGCGCACATCAAGTGCCTCCTTTGCCGTCGGCGCAACACT from Lotus japonicus ecotype B-129 chromosome 2, LjGifu_v1.2 includes:
- the LOC130735212 gene encoding uncharacterized protein LOC130735212; translated protein: MSFGLKNAGATYQRLMDRVFEKQVGRNMEIYVDDMVVKSEEMGGHCMDLAEAFGEIRKHNMRLNPEKCSFGIQSGKFLGFMITRRGIEVNPDKCKAILDMQSPTSVKEVQKLTGRIAALSRFLPCSGSKEAPFLKCLRKNKAFQWTDECEQAFQTLKEHLAKPPILSKPIPGIPLSIFISISDNVVSSVLLEECKEELRIIYFVSHALQGAESRYQKKEKAALALIITARKLSPYFQEFGIVFEKKGQIKAQGLIDFVNEMSPEERVSEEVEWFLSVDGSSNLKGSGAGIVLEGPGGVIIEQSLKFDFKASNNQAEYEAIIAGVRLALEMNVRCIVIKIDSQLVANQIKGDYQAKDVQLAKYLVKVQELLKQMDKFQVNHVPREENTRADILSKLASTKKPGNNKSVIQETLKGPSVKEDDVVMATGGATLDWMDRIRMCLEANGSDLALFSKDQIREASRYTMMGGQLYKRGVGVPLLRCVSKEDAERIMFEFTSRKVRDFCAEMGIENRFASVEHPQSNGQVEAANKVILNGVKKRLGEAKGLWADELITVVWAYNTTPQSTTGETPFKLAYGVDAMIPVEIQDMTFRVAAYEENQNRENVLVDLNLADEIKAEVRLREAVVKQRSERRYNTRVVPRSMKVGDLVLRTKAKSSTDSKLTPNWEGPYRVLRDLGQGAYHLEELSGRRVPRAWNAQHLRYYYS